One window from the genome of bacterium encodes:
- a CDS encoding CPBP family intramembrane metalloprotease has translation MSHESGAKDNAPVRQKSPWRATDALVAYLGLVIVPVAIAIWVYFLGRAGIISDSLGRLFIRDDPFASLMQYLLALVVELAIILGIMCWRKLKPTDLGLTSFRWHWVFIVIGLYILQITLVIVAFAIIEVISPSVNLDQKQEILSFGQAHWAVVASFVAAVAIAPVVEEIIFRGIIFKALQSSFPTWFAVIVSAAGFGWLHGQINVGIYTFLLGLLLTWLYMRSRSLYPGIILHVLNNAVAFWFILQLPS, from the coding sequence ATGTCTCACGAATCTGGCGCTAAAGACAACGCTCCCGTACGGCAGAAATCTCCTTGGCGAGCGACTGATGCACTCGTCGCGTATCTGGGTCTCGTAATCGTTCCGGTGGCGATTGCTATATGGGTGTATTTCTTGGGAAGGGCTGGCATCATCTCGGATTCGCTCGGGCGGCTTTTTATTCGCGATGATCCATTTGCTTCATTGATGCAATACCTCCTGGCACTTGTCGTTGAGCTGGCCATCATTCTCGGCATCATGTGTTGGCGTAAGCTCAAGCCAACCGACCTCGGGTTAACTTCGTTTCGGTGGCATTGGGTTTTTATCGTTATAGGACTCTATATTCTACAAATCACTTTAGTAATCGTCGCTTTTGCGATAATCGAAGTGATAAGTCCATCCGTAAATCTTGACCAGAAGCAAGAAATACTCAGTTTTGGACAGGCACATTGGGCGGTGGTAGCAAGCTTTGTAGCGGCGGTCGCGATAGCACCAGTTGTCGAAGAAATTATCTTCCGGGGCATTATCTTTAAGGCTTTGCAATCTAGTTTCCCGACTTGGTTCGCGGTGATTGTTTCGGCCGCGGGCTTTGGGTGGCTACACGGGCAAATCAACGTCGGTATTTACACCTTTTTACTCGGCCTCCTGCTCACTTGGCTGTATATGCGCTCACGCAGTCTCTATCCAGGGATAATACTACATGTCCTCAATAACGCGGTGGCTTTTTGGTTTATCTTGCAGTTACCGAGTTAA
- a CDS encoding rod shape-determining protein — MQLPRLPFSQFFGRLSHDIGIDLGTANTLVYLRGKGIIINEPSVVAINIKTKQILAIGDDAKRMVGKTPANIVANRPLVDGVVSDFEVTEQMLKYFIDKVHKDNFVLIPRPRVVIGIPSGVTEVEKRAVEDAAMNAGARAAYLIEEPMAAAVGAGLPVHDAAGSMIVDIGGGTSEVAVISLGGIVASRSIRIAGDELTEDIIAYAKEEFNLQVGERTAEAIKISVGSATDLDTILEAPIRGRDIVTGLPKEVIINSDQVRVALSKSVRAIVNAVKDTIEETPPELIADIMDKGVYLAGGGALLRGLDKLLTTQTKMPVVIADDPLTAVARGTGAVLEDIDTLKDVLVTTQYEKTPR; from the coding sequence ATGCAACTGCCCCGTCTTCCTTTTTCGCAATTTTTTGGGCGGCTGTCTCACGATATCGGTATCGACTTGGGGACGGCTAATACTTTGGTGTATTTACGGGGGAAGGGTATCATCATCAACGAGCCGAGTGTAGTGGCGATTAATATCAAGACCAAGCAAATTCTCGCGATTGGTGACGATGCGAAGCGCATGGTTGGTAAGACTCCAGCGAATATTGTAGCAAATCGACCGCTGGTTGATGGAGTGGTTTCGGATTTCGAAGTAACCGAGCAGATGCTGAAGTACTTCATTGATAAGGTGCACAAGGATAATTTCGTGCTCATTCCTCGACCGCGCGTCGTCATTGGTATACCATCGGGCGTGACTGAGGTGGAGAAGCGAGCCGTAGAAGACGCAGCCATGAATGCTGGGGCACGTGCAGCGTATCTCATAGAAGAGCCGATGGCGGCAGCAGTTGGGGCAGGTCTGCCCGTCCATGACGCGGCTGGGAGTATGATTGTCGACATCGGTGGCGGTACGAGTGAAGTGGCGGTTATTTCGCTTGGAGGTATTGTAGCTTCGCGTTCTATTCGTATCGCTGGTGACGAGCTGACTGAGGACATTATTGCGTACGCCAAAGAAGAGTTTAATCTACAGGTCGGTGAACGTACTGCCGAAGCCATCAAGATCTCGGTTGGTTCGGCGACGGATCTGGATACAATACTTGAGGCGCCAATTCGTGGGCGAGATATCGTGACCGGACTGCCGAAGGAAGTTATTATTAACTCTGATCAAGTGCGTGTCGCACTCTCGAAATCGGTACGAGCGATTGTCAATGCTGTGAAGGATACGATCGAAGAGACGCCACCAGAACTGATCGCAGACATCATGGATAAGGGTGTATATCTAGCGGGAGGTGGTGCGTTGTTGCGTGGGCTGGATAAATTACTTACGACCCAGACTAAGATGCCGGTGGTAATTGCCGACGACCCGTTGACGGCTGTGGCACGTGGGACAGGGGCAGTACTCGAGGATATTGATACGTTGAAGGACGTGCTCGTGACCACGCAGTACGAAAAGACGCCGCGGTAA
- the mreC gene encoding rod shape-determining protein MreC, producing MQRKNIRLSIITALVVAALITVLQVAGLWRPVGIVLDSLVTPINRTLSGIFRGIGDGWHTLTTLGRLSTENRRLERQATEQQAEISRLKEVEHENELLRQQLNFQKSQSLSLVGASVTAYEPDNIRHALVIDRGSNDGVQVDEAVVSSGVFIGRVQRVLPRSAVIFLVTDPEFRVQAMSQSERARGIVRGQIGSGLRFEQIAQSETVDQGENVLTAGSDKVPRGLLIGGVDSVAQSDNEVFQAAGVLSPLNFARLEVVFVVKAK from the coding sequence ATGCAGCGGAAGAACATTCGTCTATCAATTATTACTGCCCTGGTTGTAGCCGCTCTGATCACGGTGCTTCAGGTTGCAGGCCTGTGGAGGCCGGTAGGTATCGTGCTCGATTCGCTTGTTACGCCGATCAATCGTACATTGAGTGGGATATTTCGTGGTATTGGTGATGGGTGGCATACACTCACTACGCTTGGAAGGCTTTCGACAGAGAACAGGCGTCTAGAACGTCAGGCGACCGAGCAACAAGCCGAGATTAGTCGGCTCAAAGAAGTCGAGCATGAAAACGAACTTCTACGTCAACAGCTCAACTTTCAGAAGAGTCAAAGTCTATCATTAGTCGGGGCCAGTGTGACCGCTTACGAACCGGATAATATCCGTCATGCATTAGTGATTGATCGCGGGAGCAATGATGGCGTGCAGGTCGATGAGGCAGTGGTGAGCTCGGGGGTATTCATTGGTCGCGTGCAGCGGGTATTGCCACGCTCGGCAGTGATATTTTTGGTAACTGATCCGGAATTTCGAGTCCAAGCAATGAGCCAGAGTGAACGCGCGCGTGGTATTGTGCGCGGGCAGATAGGGAGCGGGTTGCGGTTTGAGCAGATTGCCCAGAGTGAAACGGTTGATCAAGGAGAAAATGTCTTGACAGCCGGCTCCGATAAAGTGCCTCGGGGGCTACTTATTGGCGGGGTTGATTCTGTCGCACAGAGTGATAATGAGGTCTTTCAGGCGGCTGGTGTATTGTCTCCACTTAATTTTGCTCGGCTTGAAGTAGTGTTTGTAGTAAAGGCCAAGTAG
- the mrdA gene encoding penicillin-binding protein 2 → MQSGYIRWFIGAVALVGLILIGQLAQLQLIQGARYQALADGNRVRQTVLRAPRGAIYDRHGELLARNVANFDLVAVPARMPKKPQDRQQVYDELSRIMQRSTDDLQKQIEKDGRQSPAPVLIQPNVERDVALAIEERMSKLQGVNLETNPVREYVDQGYLAHFLGYTGRVSGDDLKAHPDYQQTDYIGKVGLERAYESDLRGRDGAEQTEVDATGKPIKVLASKDSAPGNSLRLSIDFGLEKIMAESLTKYMTAAGSTRAAGVALNPQTGEILAVVNVPTYDTNLFAKGIKQEAYTSLVNNPDRPLFNKVTAGGYPIGSTIKPLVSLAALQEGVINNSTTINDTGKIEVVNIYDPSIVYTFKGWKPEGLGLVNVYRAIAMSSDVFFYYVGGGYQDFRGLGISRLLKYYNLFGFGQKTGIDSGDEAAGYVPTPEKRKQQTGEDWGTGNTYNMSIGQDDMRVSPLQLAVAIAAIANNGKVTRPHMVSAVIDTQGKVVREIKPEVVREGFLSQANIEIVKQGMRQTMLEGTGCCSTNREVPVPVSGKTGTAETSSEGYDGKNPRTRPHAWFEAFAPSDNPEIVVVALVENSGEGAEYALPVVRDTLKWYFTVGKQPR, encoded by the coding sequence ATGCAGTCGGGTTATATCCGTTGGTTTATTGGCGCGGTTGCGTTAGTGGGTCTAATACTGATTGGGCAATTAGCGCAATTGCAGCTCATACAGGGGGCACGCTATCAAGCACTCGCAGATGGGAATCGTGTGCGGCAAACGGTTTTGCGGGCTCCTCGCGGGGCAATCTACGATCGTCATGGCGAACTTCTGGCGCGCAATGTTGCGAACTTCGATCTGGTTGCTGTTCCTGCACGCATGCCCAAGAAACCTCAAGATCGCCAACAAGTCTATGACGAATTGAGCCGCATCATGCAGCGTTCAACTGATGATTTGCAAAAACAGATCGAAAAAGATGGTCGACAATCACCAGCGCCGGTGCTCATTCAGCCTAATGTTGAGCGCGATGTCGCGCTGGCTATAGAGGAGCGGATGAGTAAGTTGCAAGGCGTAAATCTCGAGACAAATCCGGTACGAGAATATGTTGATCAGGGCTACTTGGCGCATTTTCTCGGATATACAGGTCGCGTATCGGGTGATGACCTCAAGGCTCACCCTGATTATCAGCAGACTGACTATATCGGTAAGGTTGGCTTGGAGCGCGCCTATGAGTCTGATCTACGTGGCCGTGATGGCGCCGAGCAGACCGAAGTCGATGCGACCGGAAAGCCGATTAAGGTGCTGGCGAGCAAAGATTCTGCGCCAGGTAACTCTCTACGGCTCAGTATCGATTTTGGTCTTGAGAAAATAATGGCTGAGAGTCTTACGAAATATATGACAGCTGCCGGAAGTACTCGTGCTGCCGGCGTGGCCCTCAACCCACAGACAGGCGAGATCTTGGCTGTCGTCAATGTGCCCACCTACGATACGAATCTTTTCGCGAAAGGCATCAAGCAGGAGGCGTATACGTCCCTCGTCAATAACCCCGATCGACCGCTTTTTAATAAGGTTACAGCTGGTGGGTATCCGATCGGTTCTACTATCAAACCGCTCGTTTCGCTGGCTGCACTTCAGGAAGGGGTGATCAATAATTCGACTACCATAAATGACACCGGGAAGATTGAAGTGGTAAATATTTATGATCCTTCAATTGTCTATACCTTCAAGGGATGGAAGCCAGAAGGATTAGGGCTAGTGAATGTTTATCGAGCGATAGCGATGAGCTCGGATGTATTTTTCTATTACGTTGGTGGTGGGTATCAGGATTTTCGAGGCCTGGGGATATCACGACTTCTGAAATACTATAATTTGTTTGGCTTTGGTCAAAAGACCGGCATCGACAGCGGGGACGAAGCTGCTGGATATGTGCCTACGCCAGAGAAGAGAAAACAGCAGACAGGAGAGGATTGGGGAACGGGAAATACATATAATATGTCGATCGGACAAGACGATATGCGAGTCTCACCTCTGCAGTTAGCAGTAGCTATCGCAGCGATTGCGAATAATGGTAAAGTTACGCGTCCCCATATGGTGAGTGCAGTCATTGATACCCAAGGAAAAGTAGTACGTGAGATTAAGCCGGAAGTAGTCCGTGAGGGATTTTTGAGTCAGGCGAATATTGAAATTGTGAAACAGGGGATGCGCCAGACGATGCTTGAGGGCACGGGCTGTTGTTCTACGAATCGCGAAGTGCCGGTGCCGGTCAGTGGCAAGACGGGTACAGCCGAAACAAGTTCGGAGGGGTATGATGGTAAAAATCCTCGCACTAGACCGCATGCGTGGTTTGAAGCGTTTGCACCGAGTGACAATCCGGAGATTGTGGTCGTGGCTTTGGTCGAAAATTCAGGTGAAGGTGCAGAATACGCTTTGCCAGTCGTGCGTGACACTTTGAAGTGGTATTTTACGGTCGGTAAGCAGCCACGATAG
- the greA gene encoding transcription elongation factor GreA — protein sequence MAKKEFYVTKDGLDKLRTELDDLVQVQRKKIAAALKEAKEFGDLSENASWDDAKERQAFIEGRIAEIEHILKNSVEIAESHGDVVSVGSTVHVELETGEQQFQIVGSTEADPESGKISNESPIGKALLGKKPGDEVEVDVPAGTMVYKIKKIA from the coding sequence ATGGCAAAGAAAGAATTTTATGTTACCAAGGATGGTCTAGACAAGCTTCGAACCGAGCTCGATGATTTGGTGCAAGTACAGCGCAAGAAAATTGCAGCAGCCCTCAAAGAAGCCAAGGAATTTGGTGATCTCTCGGAGAATGCAAGCTGGGATGATGCAAAGGAGCGCCAAGCGTTTATCGAAGGCCGTATTGCTGAGATCGAGCATATTTTAAAGAACTCCGTGGAAATTGCCGAATCACATGGTGATGTTGTTTCGGTTGGTTCGACGGTACATGTAGAGCTGGAGACTGGTGAGCAGCAGTTTCAGATCGTTGGTTCGACTGAAGCTGATCCAGAATCAGGTAAGATTAGTAACGAAAGTCCGATTGGGAAGGCTCTTCTTGGGAAGAAGCCTGGTGATGAGGTAGAAGTAGACGTGCCGGCGGGTACTATGGTCTATAAGATCAAAAAGATTGCATAA
- the lysS gene encoding lysine--tRNA ligase — protein sequence MEAQNTSQYWLDAILDTVEQRAAGQPVLVCSGITPSGPYHVGHAREILTAEAVRRGLELRGLEARHMHNVDDFDALRKRYAYLPESYEQEAGKPVYIVPAPDGRSASYAEQYFSAYAAAAEKLGIPMEIWRSHEEYQAGKFAEVITTALQRRDDIARILETISHREVPTDWQPVQILDAATQNLRTAEFLSFDTEAGLVEYRSADGAVKQADIRAGEVKLDWRVDWPARWHMLGVTVEGFGKEHATKGGSYDTGSAIQREVFGTEPPIPVPFNPINLKGDTRKMSSSIGNLVTIDQALEFIPPDVLRYFVFKSMPSKVLEFDPGLGMYNLIDEFAATEAAVQAGLEAQFEQAWRVSVLDPSDATISTIPYSHLVTTYQAARQQEEATLALLKKTHPSQVEAEGAVIQRELTYIKNWLQTEYAPESIKFALADELPDVTPTAEGADFLQTLASDYPETPEAEVVQTLIFETAKAHDVQPRDGFKLLYRLFIQKDAGPKLGGFLADLDRDFVMARLRRER from the coding sequence ATGGAAGCACAAAACACATCGCAATATTGGCTAGATGCCATACTTGATACCGTTGAGCAGCGTGCTGCTGGTCAGCCCGTCTTAGTCTGCTCTGGGATAACCCCTTCAGGCCCATATCACGTCGGGCATGCGCGCGAGATCCTAACCGCTGAGGCAGTGCGGCGCGGCTTAGAGTTGCGTGGTCTGGAAGCTCGACATATGCATAATGTAGATGACTTTGACGCTTTGCGAAAACGTTACGCCTACTTACCAGAATCCTACGAACAAGAAGCCGGCAAGCCAGTGTACATTGTCCCAGCACCGGACGGTCGTTCGGCAAGTTATGCCGAGCAATACTTTTCTGCCTACGCTGCGGCTGCCGAGAAGCTCGGTATTCCGATGGAGATATGGCGATCACATGAAGAGTATCAGGCCGGTAAGTTTGCGGAAGTCATTACGACAGCTCTTCAGCGACGTGATGACATAGCGCGCATTCTTGAAACCATCTCACATCGAGAAGTCCCGACCGATTGGCAGCCTGTGCAGATTCTTGATGCAGCGACGCAGAACTTGCGGACTGCTGAATTCCTGTCTTTTGATACTGAAGCTGGGCTAGTGGAATATCGTTCGGCTGACGGCGCGGTGAAGCAAGCCGATATCCGAGCTGGCGAAGTGAAGCTCGATTGGCGCGTCGACTGGCCAGCTCGTTGGCATATGCTTGGCGTGACTGTCGAAGGTTTCGGTAAAGAGCACGCCACTAAGGGTGGAAGCTATGATACTGGGTCGGCGATTCAGCGCGAAGTATTCGGTACCGAGCCGCCAATTCCGGTGCCATTTAACCCCATTAATCTCAAGGGCGACACACGCAAGATGTCGAGCTCGATTGGTAATCTCGTGACTATCGATCAAGCTTTGGAATTTATTCCGCCTGACGTGTTGCGCTACTTTGTGTTTAAGAGTATGCCATCGAAAGTGCTCGAGTTCGATCCAGGGCTAGGCATGTATAACCTCATCGATGAGTTTGCTGCGACAGAAGCAGCCGTACAGGCAGGGCTTGAAGCGCAGTTTGAGCAAGCTTGGAGGGTATCGGTTCTCGACCCATCTGATGCGACCATCTCTACTATTCCATATTCTCACCTCGTGACAACCTATCAAGCCGCCCGACAGCAAGAAGAAGCGACGCTCGCTCTGCTCAAGAAAACACATCCAAGTCAGGTAGAGGCCGAAGGAGCGGTCATTCAGCGTGAGCTAACATACATCAAAAACTGGTTGCAAACGGAATATGCACCAGAGTCGATCAAGTTTGCGCTAGCTGATGAGCTGCCAGATGTTACTCCCACGGCTGAGGGGGCTGATTTCTTGCAGACTCTAGCGAGTGACTATCCGGAAACGCCAGAGGCAGAGGTGGTGCAGACGCTAATTTTTGAGACTGCAAAAGCACACGATGTGCAGCCACGCGATGGGTTTAAGCTACTCTACCGGTTGTTTATTCAGAAAGATGCTGGTCCGAAGTTAGGTGGATTCTTGGCTGACCTGGATCGTGACTTCGTTATGGCGCGCTTAAGGCGTGAGCGGTAG
- the serS gene encoding serine--tRNA ligase yields MLDLKYVREHIDELKHNVERRGLSADLERWVKLDERRSELIPQVDELRAALKLSGKPSPDELADLQKAKTELTKKQEELQYIEQEWKTLWGDIPNLIAPNTPEGGEEANREERQGGVKPTGLERYRDHLELNEKLRFVDFEAGAKVAGSRFYFLKGSGVKLWRACVSLISDVIAEEGFELMMVPHMVNTRVAEGTGFLPRGEERQIYKVEGEDLNLIATAELPLTGMYMDDIIDVSQPQLMAGISPCYRLEGGTYGKFSKGLFRVHQFEKLEMYAYTRPEDSDAMLQRILKLEEKICSLLEIPYRVIRIADGDLSAPAYEKYDIEYWNPTDNTWRELTSCSNCTDYQARRLNIRYRSDAGDLAHVHTLNGTAITSSRTIVALLENHQTADGNVHIPAVLQKHYGRETL; encoded by the coding sequence ATGTTAGATCTGAAATACGTCCGAGAACACATAGACGAGCTGAAACACAACGTAGAGCGGCGCGGACTGAGTGCTGACCTGGAGCGCTGGGTGAAGCTTGATGAGCGCCGGAGTGAGCTTATTCCGCAGGTTGATGAGTTGCGAGCAGCACTCAAACTTTCTGGTAAGCCGAGCCCGGATGAGCTGGCTGATCTCCAAAAGGCCAAGACTGAGCTTACGAAGAAGCAAGAAGAACTCCAGTATATCGAGCAGGAGTGGAAGACGCTGTGGGGAGATATCCCGAACCTGATTGCGCCAAATACGCCCGAGGGTGGAGAAGAAGCGAATCGTGAGGAGCGTCAGGGTGGCGTCAAGCCGACTGGGCTCGAGCGTTATCGCGATCACCTAGAGCTGAATGAGAAGCTAAGGTTTGTGGATTTTGAGGCGGGTGCGAAGGTTGCCGGCAGCCGGTTCTACTTCCTCAAGGGCTCTGGAGTTAAGCTGTGGCGCGCTTGCGTGTCGCTGATTAGTGACGTGATTGCCGAAGAAGGCTTCGAGCTGATGATGGTGCCGCATATGGTGAATACTCGGGTTGCTGAAGGTACTGGCTTCTTGCCACGCGGTGAGGAGCGCCAGATTTACAAGGTCGAGGGCGAAGATCTCAATCTTATCGCTACTGCTGAGCTGCCGCTTACTGGCATGTATATGGATGACATTATCGATGTCTCGCAGCCACAACTTATGGCCGGGATTTCACCATGCTATCGGCTGGAGGGCGGGACATATGGCAAATTCTCCAAGGGTCTCTTCCGTGTGCATCAGTTTGAAAAATTAGAAATGTACGCTTATACCAGACCAGAAGACAGCGATGCAATGCTGCAACGCATCCTCAAGCTCGAAGAAAAGATCTGTAGCTTACTCGAGATTCCATATCGTGTCATTCGTATCGCTGATGGGGATCTGTCAGCTCCGGCGTATGAGAAATATGACATCGAATATTGGAACCCTACAGATAATACATGGCGTGAACTCACGAGCTGTAGTAATTGCACCGACTATCAGGCTCGCCGGTTGAATATCCGCTATCGATCAGATGCGGGTGATCTGGCGCACGTGCACACACTTAATGGCACTGCCATCACGAGCTCGCGCACCATCGTGGCATTGCTCGAAAATCACCAGACCGCCGATGGCAATGTCCACATACCAGCCGTGTTACAAAAACATTATGGAAGGGAAACACTATGA
- the raiA gene encoding ribosome-associated translation inhibitor RaiA, which produces MIKINLTVRKFDADSELKRYIERKLSKLDRYFPHSHRPTGMRVELHRDEAADPAKRYSGLAHISVAKQEIVAETASMNPHTVVDILEAKLKEQIRKYKAKHAPKRLNVRKFFQAEVTE; this is translated from the coding sequence ATGATCAAGATTAACCTGACTGTACGCAAGTTCGACGCCGACAGCGAACTGAAGCGCTATATTGAGCGCAAGCTCTCAAAGCTTGATCGATATTTCCCACATTCTCATCGACCGACTGGCATGCGCGTCGAATTGCATCGCGATGAAGCGGCTGATCCAGCTAAGCGATACTCGGGTTTAGCGCACATCTCTGTAGCCAAGCAGGAAATTGTCGCCGAGACCGCAAGCATGAATCCGCATACGGTTGTGGACATCCTCGAAGCCAAGCTCAAAGAACAAATTCGCAAATACAAGGCCAAGCACGCGCCTAAGCGTCTAAATGTACGCAAGTTCTTCCAGGCCGAAGTTACCGAATAG
- the secA gene encoding preprotein translocase subunit SecA → MTNIFTRILGDPNERVVRKLRARVERINALEDEMRALSDRQMQAETKKFQAELESGKQLDDILERAFAVVREAGHRVIKQRHFDVQLLGGIVLHQGGIAEMRTGEGKTLVATLPLYLNALEGEGAHLVTVNDYLARIGAGWMGQIYHFLGLSTAVIMHDSSFVYDPDYTDDTHADERLRHLRPVTRKEAYAADITYGTNNEFGFDYLRDNMVQHVDQMVQRSLHYAIVDEVDSILIDEARTPLIISQPHAKPTDRYYQFAKIAASLKRDEDYTVDEKQKAVSITEGGITRIEKALGVDNVYEAGRIEDVHHIEAALKAEAVFQKDRDYVVSADGEIIIVDEFTGRMLPGRRYSEGLHQAIEAKEGVEIQQESQTLATVSFQNLFRLYKKLSGMTGTAVTEAEEFGKIYKLDVTTIPTHQPMIREDMPDKIYKTEKAKFEAVAQDVAERHAKGQPVLLGTVSIEKNEHLSAQLTKAGVPHRVLNAKNNEAEAEIIAAAGQKGAVTLATNIAGRGTDIVLDDEVAELGGLHVIGTERHESRRIDNQLRGRAGRQGDPGSSQFYVSLEDDLMRIFGSERIGTMMDALGLPDDTPIENRMVSRSLESAQKKVEGHNFDIRKNLVEYDDVMNQHREIMYARRRAILKKDSLKDDMLPIFEAEFRALIAGATDEQTGILDLEKLAAAVRDVIPLEKGWETSQKTRDHDVIIKQFMDIVEETYRQRYLEFGDEGVMVIERMVSLNTIDSAWLEHLEAMEHLRGGIGLRGYAQRDPLVEYKQESFRMFGELQRRVDSEIAHTFFKVRVELAAKPEEQAIETEITKAVKQAVDIAASSQSDAKVSRDRALRESARSGREKGVIRRTTTKPSSKKKHKKKKRR, encoded by the coding sequence ATGACAAATATATTTACACGTATTTTAGGGGATCCAAACGAGCGCGTGGTACGCAAATTACGTGCCCGTGTGGAGCGTATTAACGCCCTTGAGGATGAGATGAGGGCTCTGTCCGACAGGCAGATGCAGGCCGAAACGAAGAAGTTTCAAGCTGAGCTTGAGTCTGGTAAGCAGCTCGATGATATCCTTGAGCGAGCGTTTGCGGTGGTGCGTGAAGCCGGGCACCGCGTCATCAAGCAACGACACTTCGACGTGCAGTTGCTCGGTGGAATCGTGCTGCACCAGGGTGGCATTGCCGAGATGCGTACCGGTGAAGGGAAGACCTTGGTGGCAACCCTGCCACTCTATCTCAACGCCCTAGAAGGTGAGGGCGCACATCTTGTAACGGTCAACGATTATCTCGCTCGTATCGGCGCTGGCTGGATGGGTCAGATATATCATTTTCTCGGACTTTCGACGGCAGTTATTATGCACGACTCGAGCTTCGTCTATGACCCGGATTACACAGATGACACCCACGCTGACGAACGTCTGCGTCACCTGCGCCCTGTGACACGCAAGGAAGCCTACGCGGCAGATATTACCTATGGCACGAATAACGAATTTGGCTTTGATTATTTGCGTGACAACATGGTCCAGCACGTTGATCAAATGGTTCAACGCTCACTTCACTATGCGATTGTTGACGAAGTTGACTCAATTTTGATCGATGAAGCGCGCACGCCGCTCATTATCTCGCAGCCGCATGCGAAACCGACTGACCGGTATTATCAGTTCGCAAAGATCGCCGCTAGTTTGAAGCGCGATGAGGACTACACTGTCGATGAGAAGCAGAAGGCCGTGAGTATCACCGAAGGCGGGATTACCAGAATCGAAAAAGCGCTTGGAGTTGACAATGTGTACGAAGCTGGTCGGATAGAGGATGTGCATCATATCGAGGCTGCGCTCAAGGCTGAAGCGGTGTTCCAAAAAGACCGTGACTATGTTGTGTCTGCGGATGGCGAAATAATTATTGTCGATGAATTCACCGGTCGCATGTTGCCTGGTCGTCGATATAGCGAAGGATTGCATCAGGCGATCGAGGCAAAGGAAGGTGTGGAGATCCAGCAGGAGAGTCAAACGCTGGCGACTGTGTCATTCCAGAACCTCTTCCGTCTCTACAAGAAGCTTTCAGGCATGACTGGTACTGCGGTGACCGAAGCCGAAGAATTCGGCAAGATCTATAAGCTTGACGTGACGACAATTCCAACGCACCAGCCGATGATTCGTGAGGATATGCCCGACAAGATTTACAAGACCGAGAAAGCTAAGTTCGAAGCTGTTGCTCAGGATGTGGCTGAGCGACACGCGAAAGGTCAGCCGGTACTTCTTGGTACCGTGTCGATCGAAAAGAATGAGCACTTAAGCGCTCAGCTCACGAAGGCTGGCGTGCCACATCGCGTACTGAATGCGAAGAATAATGAGGCCGAAGCTGAGATTATCGCCGCGGCGGGTCAGAAAGGTGCTGTGACGCTTGCAACAAACATCGCTGGTCGTGGTACAGACATCGTACTCGATGACGAGGTTGCTGAGCTGGGTGGCCTGCACGTTATCGGTACTGAGCGCCATGAGTCGCGTCGTATCGATAATCAGCTGCGTGGACGCGCTGGTCGACAGGGTGATCCTGGTTCAAGTCAATTCTATGTCTCTCTCGAAGATGATCTGATGCGCATCTTTGGTAGTGAACGTATTGGCACGATGATGGATGCATTAGGTCTGCCGGACGATACGCCGATCGAGAATCGCATGGTGTCGCGATCGCTCGAGTCGGCTCAGAAGAAGGTTGAAGGTCATAACTTCGATATCCGCAAGAACCTTGTCGAATACGACGATGTTATGAACCAGCATCGCGAGATTATGTATGCTCGTCGTCGCGCTATTCTGAAGAAAGATTCGCTTAAGGACGACATGCTACCGATCTTCGAAGCTGAGTTTCGGGCGCTGATAGCTGGCGCAACTGATGAGCAGACTGGCATTCTGGATCTCGAGAAGTTGGCCGCGGCGGTGCGCGATGTGATCCCGCTTGAAAAAGGCTGGGAGACGAGTCAGAAGACCCGTGATCATGATGTGATCATCAAGCAGTTTATGGATATTGTTGAAGAGACCTACCGTCAGCGGTACTTAGAGTTTGGTGACGAAGGTGTGATGGTGATCGAGCGCATGGTCTCGCTAAATACGATCGACTCGGCTTGGCTTGAACATCTCGAGGCGATGGAGCATCTGCGAGGCGGGATTGGTTTGCGTGGGTACGCTCAGCGCGATCCACTTGTGGAGTACAAACAGGAGTCATTCCGTATGTTTGGCGAGTTGCAGCGTCGAGTTGACTCTGAGATTGCACATACATTCTTTAAGGTGCGCGTCGAGCTGGCCGCCAAGCCAGAAGAGCAGGCTATCGAGACCGAGATTACCAAAGCCGTTAAGCAGGCGGTAGATATCGCGGCATCTTCACAGTCTGATGCAAAAGTCTCGAGGGATCGGGCGCTGCGTGAGTCGGCGCGTAGCGGGCGCGAAAAGGGCGTGATCAGACGTACAACTACAAAGCCTTCATCCAAGAAGAAGCACAAGAAGAAAAAGCGTCGCTAA